Within Porites lutea chromosome 2, jaPorLute2.1, whole genome shotgun sequence, the genomic segment ACTCCGCCCCAAAGCGGCTGTTTACGAACTGGCGCGGAAGTACAACCTGGAGGTCTCACTCTTTGAGCGAATGGTGTTGAACAGCATGGACTGTAAACGCTTATCTATTCAGCATCGCATGCGGCCTGAGATTGCCACACTTACAAAAAGAATCTATGATCATGAAATTGTAGATCACCATTCAGTTTGCAATTTCCCGCCAATATCTGGCCTTCGCCACAATCTTTTCTTCATTAATCACTGCCAACCCGAAAAACTAATAAGAGGTTTACAAAGTTACTCTAACCATCACGAGGCTGAATTCTTAGTAGCCCTTTGCAAGTACCTCCTACTTCAAGGATACGAACGAAAGCAGATCACAATTCTAACAATGTATACAGGTCAGTTGCTGCTTCTTCAAGAGAAAATGCCACGACGAGCTTTTGAAGGAGTCAAAGTTTGTGCAGTTGACAACTTTCAAGGTGAAGAAAACGATATTATTCTTTTGTCGTTAGTAAGAAGCAACTCGGAAGATTGCATCGGCTTTTTAGGCGAGTCCAACAGAATCTGCGTCGCCCTGTCACGTGCCCGCAAAGGATTTTATTGCATTGGAAACTTCAGTCTACTAAAAAGCCAGTGCAAGCTTTGGAAGGAGATCTGTGAtgacttaaaaacaaaagaatccaTCGGTGACAATCTACAGCTGGTTTGCAGGAGACACAACAACGTAACGAATGTAAGGTGGGCACGCGAGCTAAAGCAGTGCGAACTTGGAGGATGTACAATGCCATGTGGAGACCGCCTAGAATGTGGCCATGCGTGCAATGTGCTGTGTCATGTCTCGGACGTTTTTCACGCAGAGGGCCGTTGTTCAAAACCGTGCTTCAATTCGTGTCCCAGTGGTCACCAATGTCCTTATAGATGTCATTACCCAAGAGAGTGTCTCGTGTGCACCTTTCCTGTGTTAAAGACACTTGCCTGTGGTCACGCACAACCTCTTATGTGTTGGATAGACCCAGTCTGGTCTGGATTCATCTGCGAGAAGATGGTTGTAAAAATTCTCCCTTGCGGACACGACAAACCCATGAAATGTTCCCAAGATCCCAACATTTTTAGCTACTGCACTAACAGCTGCACGAACGTTTTGGACTGCGGCCACACCTGCTCTAGGAGATGCAAAGAGAAATGCCAATGTAACACGAAAATAGAAATTCAGTTGCCATGTAACCACAGGAAAATAGTCTTCTgccgtgagaaaaaaaaatcaattaagtGCAACGAAAAGTGCGAACGAGCCTTGAACTGTGGGCACGCATGCTCAGGGAAGTGCCATGAGGAATGTGCAACTAAGCTGTGCAAGATCAATGTTTTGAAAACCCTTCTGTGTGGCCACCAACAAATTTTTCGTTGCTTCCAAGATCCCCAAACCGTGTTTTGTTCTCTACCTTGTCAAAGACAGCTGAATTGCGGTCACAGCTGTCCTTTTCCGTGTGGCCGTTTGTGTCAAGAAGTTCAGTGTAAAGAGTTGTGTCGAAAGAAGTGTCCAAGAGGTCACCCCTGTCAAAGGCAATGCCACTTTGGTTCATCCTGTTATGAGTGCACAGTGTCAGTAAATGCAAAGTTTCCCACATGTGGTCACAACGTTAAGGTGCCCTGTTTTATTAACCCAGCTACACTGACATGCAATAAGCCATGTGAAAGATTGAGAGTCTGTGGACACCCCTGCAAAGACATATGCGGCATAGACTGCGAAACTCGACCATGTCAGACACCTGTAACAAGAGTATTATCATGCAAACATGTTGTGGCCCTAGCTTGTCAAGGAAATACTGAAACGTTCATTTGTAAAACTAAAGTTGACGTACCTTTGCCATGTGGACATACGACTTCGTTGGAATGTCATGTAGCAAAAGTAGGGTTAAACGATGTTTTGTCGATGGAAAAGGTAGGAGACGAATTGCGTTGCGGCCATAAAGTCACCCTTTCACAGTATTCCTTCCAAGAAAAGGTGGAAATCACACTTTTTTGCGGACACAAGAAGTTTACAACATCCTCTAGGAAGCAAGAACAATTTCAGAGCGGAAGATGTAACGCAAAGGTGAAGAGAAGACTACCTTGTGGTCATGAAAAGGAGATGCAATGTTCGGATAATGCAGACAGAGTATTCTGCGATGAACCGTGTGAACGCATTCTCCCCTGCAAACACCCATGCGGAAACAGATGTGGTGATGACTGTGCAAACTTTAGATGTGTTGTCGAGGTGAAAAAGGTTTTGAGGTGTGGGCGCCATGATGTCAGTTGCTTTTGTTATGAGGATGTTTCCCAACGTATTTGTTCAAATCCGTGCACTCGGAGTTTGCCTTGTGGCCACCAACAAATTGTTCGTTGCTCCCAAGATCCCCAAACAGTATTTTGTTCTTCACCCTGTCAAAGAAAGCTGATTTGCGGTCACAGCTGTCCTTTTCCGTGTGGCCGTTTGTGTCAAGAAGTTCAGTGTAAAGAGTTGTGTCGAAAGAAGTGTCCAAGAGGTCACCCCTGTCAAAGGCAATGCCACTTTGGTTCATCCTGTTATGAGTGCACAGTGTCAGTAAATGCAAAGTTTCCCACATGTGGTCACAACGTTAAGGTGCCCTGTTTTATTAACCCAGCTACACTGACATGCAATAAGCCATGTGAAAGATTGAGAGTCTGTGGACACCCCTGCAAAGACATATGCGGCATAGACTGCGAAACTCGACCATGTCAGACACCTGTAACAAGAGTATTATCATGCAAACATGTTGTGGCTCTAGCTTGTCAAAGAAATACTGAAACGTTCATTTGTAAAATTAAAGTTGACGTACCTTTGCCATGTGGACATACGACTTCGTTGGAATGTCATGTCGCAAAAGCAGGGTTTAACGATGTTTTATGTATGAAAAAGGTAGGAAACAAATCGCGTTGCGGCCATAAAGTCACCCTTCCACAGTATTCCTTCCAAGAAAAGGTGGAAATCACACTTTTTTGCGGACACAAGAAGTTTACAACATCCTCTAGGAAGCAAGAACAATTTCAGAGCGGAAGATGTAACGCAAAGGTGAAGAGAAGACTACCTTGTGGTCATGAAAAGGAGATGCAATGTTCGGATAATGCAGACAGAGTATTCTGCGATGAACCGTGTGAACGCATTCTCCCCTGCAATCACCCATGCGGAAACAGATGTGGTGATGACTGTGCAAACTTTAGATGTGTTGTCGGGGTGAAAAAGGTTTTGAGGTGTGGGCGCCATGATGTCAGTTGCTTTTGTTATGAGGATGTTTCCCAACGTATTTGTTCAAATCCGTGCACTCGGAGTTTGCCTTGTGGCCACCAATGTCCTGGAAAATGCCATGAGAGATGCAGTGATTATAAGTGCCAAATGTTGGTTGTTAAGAATCTACCTTGTGCAGGAAACCACTCTCTGAAAATGTTGTGTAACGACGACCCCAGTATCGTGGAATGTCGAGCGCGCTGTGATCGTAAATTAGAGTGTGGTCATCGATGCCCTGGAGTTTGTAGTCAAGCCTGTGGAGCAGTCATTTGTAGACGTAAGGTGGTGAAGGAATATGGTTGTGGCCATAAACAACGAGTATGTTGCTTTGAAAGCAAAACTGCTATCTGCAAAGTACCTTGTCCACGTCGAGAAGGATGCACACACAAGTGTAAGGGATTATGTGGAGAGCCATGTTCCAATTATCCCTGCCAAGTTCCTTTGGTTAAGACCTTGCCCTGTGGTCACAAGGTTAAGATGCCTTGTAGTTTATCTATTGATGATGTACAATGCCCTGTTTCTTGTCAGACTGAGCTGCCGTGCGGTCACGAGTGCTCTGCAACTTGTGGCGAATGCAAGCAAAGGGGGTCACATGAAATATGCCAAAGTCCATGTAACCGAGTTCTCGTTTGTTCACACCGTTGTCAGGAGATGTGCAGCAAGCCATGCCCACCTTGTGCTAGAAAATGCAGTCGACGTTGCCCTCACACAAAATACTCCCAACAGTGTTCAGAACCATGCAGACCTTGCATAAAACCATGTGATTGGAATTGCCCACATTACCAATGCAATAATCCTTGCGGAGAGGAATGCGACCGTCCTCGATGTGATGCACCCTGCCCCAAGAAGCTCCCTTGTCGCCATCCTTGCCTTGGTCTGTGTGGAGAAAACTGTCCCACTCTGTGCGCCATTTGCCACGCTAAAAGGCTATCGTCCATGATTGGCCAAGGAagttttaaagcaacagaagcTACAAGATATCTGCAGCTTTTAGATTGTGGTCATATTGTAAAGGTTCAAGAGATGGACGAATGGATGCTGCGTGATGTGGGAGATAACGTCAGTCAAATTCAGTGTCCTAGGTGCTCTATTCCGATTACCTTCAGTTATCGATATGGAAATATCGTGAAGAGAACCCTGAGAAACATGGAAAATGTCAAGAATCAAATACGTGAAATTGGAAATGAAACCACCAGATTTACTAGAGAGCTTCTGATAAAACTACGTCACCCCGCAAAAGGAATTCTGACTTTAGCTGACAAATTGTTAAGGCATTCAGGCTCAAAGGAGATGGATAACTTACAAATGCACTCCATTCCCTTGGTTTTTACACTGAGAAACAGCCTTCTTATCATCCATCAAATTGAGAAAGCGTATCTCATTTTACAAGCAGTTGAAAAACGCCAAGATCAGCTGCAGCTAACGGATCACTCAAGAACCATCAAATATGCTTTAGAAAAGATCTCAGACTACCTCACAACCCCTCAGTTTGATTTGGGAACTTTGAGCCAACTGTATGAACATACAAGAACGTTTACCCTTTTCGCGTCGATTTTAGAAGCTCAATGCCAAGCGATCACTTGCTGTCGATCTTTTTCCAGCATTGGGCTATCGCGTTTAAAAAGTGCTCAAGAAAAGTTCGAATTATTTATGCAAGGGAAGATTAAAGTCCTACAAAACGAATGGCTGGAAAAAATTGCAGCTTCTTTGAGGAACGAAGTCGACCTTCCACCCCTTCTACCCGAGGATCAAACGGAATTCAAGAATTTCCCAAGCTATAATACCAGGGTGTGGAAATTGTGCAAACTACATGGTCAAGTGTATTTCACCACATCATTTTTGCGCGAAGGAGAAGATGTGACCGAGATAAGTGGCTGCAGACAATGCGATGGCACAGATCACTATGACAATGACAAAATACTGGATAGGAGGCGGAAAACTGGCAAGTCATCAGTTATCGAAGAAGAAAACTGTTTCAAGCACAAGTTGCAGTCACGATGACGACTTCTTAGAAAACCCTGCAAATGAGAACATTCTCATCAACTTAACAAAGTGTATACATCTAAAATGTAAACTAGTGGTACCAAACTGATTATTCAAGCCTCCACAGGGCTCGACCAAGCTACCgtaaaattgcgaaaataaCCTCTCCATGTatagcccctccaaatataagccccttaaactcgtaacgcaaaaaccctTCCGATAAATTGCCCCCCTAAATACAGGTCCCCAGAGACTTATACTCGGAGACTTCgctcaaattcaaaataaaccaaatcaaaaacacataaatttttgcatttgccaaGTAACTATTACGTTTGCCAAATTATTGAGGTCAGAAAAGTGTCAAAGTATATTGCTGTTTACGTTGTTCACTCTTCAGTCTTGGCTTGGATTTCCCCGGTCCATATAGACAAAGTACTTGCATGGCTGAGCTTTAGAAAGATCTAAGTCCTCAAGGCGAGTTTTAGTAAAAACCTGCTGCAAATTCAGGGCCGTAGCTAGGATTTTTGTAACGCGGAAGGCATTATTGCGACTGCCGAAGGCACGAGCCTTGTGTGGGAGGCCTCGAATAACTGCTTATTTCCGAGGTCCTGTTAATTTGAAACACACCGTATATCCAATCACTAGAAACCTATAAAAAAACTCTCCAGTTTGATTTTCATTCCTTTGATGTTGGCAGCATCTAGTTGGTTCCACGATGAATAAGCATCTCTGGGAGGCCTCTAGAACGTGTCCATAGCTTTAGACGACGCAGAGCAGAGAAGGATCATTCGCAAGAACCACTACCAACTGGTGTGGTGGGgaaaattttaaagaatttgCAGAGTGCTGGTAGCTATTTTCACGCCCGTGGACCAACCAATTTCTCGGCCGCGAAAATGGCACACGATTGCAAGTGGCAATCAAAATAAATGAGGCTAAAGAAAACAGatccatccacagacttgacTGAGGTCTGGCTCGACAGGTCCAGGAGGGCAGGAGCTGCCCCTCCCCCGCTAGCTACGGCGCTGAAATTATTGACATAAATTTCTTCCcaactacaagctagcccaaatGATTTTGAGATGAATATTTCCCTCCTAATATAAGCCTAGCCGATTTTGAAAGGGGAATTTCTCTCCGTATATAAGCCtttcaaaaagggcctttgaaaaatataggcACCGGGGCATAtattcggaattttacggtataccaTTTATCATCTGTTAACCGGTTATAATTCAGTATTTTCTTGACAAAATGACCTCTTGCATGAGTAACGTAACAGTTTTAATCCAAAGTAAAGTACAACAGTAAAATTTACCGCCAGATCACGCATTACCAAAGCCAGACGTCTCTTGGTAAAGGTTATGTAGCGCTAATCCTAAACTAAAATAGTAAAGTGAGAAAGTTAATTACTTActatgacaaaaacaaacagaaaaataagCCAATAAATAAATAGGTTACACCAAGAAAGACAAGCTGAAAGTAACAAGTAATAGTATAACAGTACGTTAAGTATATACGGGCGGTTCAGAAGATAtaatgatttaaaaagaaatagcACAGGAAGATTGCTACGTACTTTAATCGTTATTTCTGAACGACCGAAACAATGGTTATTAAGTCAGTAATTCAGCGGGTTGATCCGATCGCTTCTAGAATTGAACttccaacaatttttttgtagtATATAACGGCAGGAAATCGAAtggctaaaaaaatgaaaaacgcagTTTCTTTGAGGAACGAAGTCGACATCTAAAATTAGAACCAATACTACCAGATTGTGTAGACGTGTATACTATAGTTGTAGCGTTCGCCTTGATTGGGAAAGACTCCTAGCTGTCATGTTGCTATTATTACCATAAAAGGTCCAAAGCAGGACATTACTGTGGTGCCTTATTGTTCGCACCATGTACGGGAAtcttgcttgtggaatctggaatccgggaaaatccggaatcctgggcttttaAAATCCACAATACCACTCAAGGCAGGATATTTTCAATCAtattcaattaattttttgttatcaaGATGCAGTACAACGTGACTATCGTAGTTGTATTACTCAAAATAACAGTAGTTTAAGCTTCAAGATACTTTGTTTTTAGCTCAGCCATAAAAACGTACATTCATCAGATCTGACAAAAACCAAGCGCTGGAAACGGCAGGAACCAACGAGCACTTCCCCTGTGCCCATACAACAGCATTCTTTACAGGCAGATGTATATAAGATCGATTTTCCTACGAATTTTGAATATAACAATGAAATGTCTTACAAATCAGTCATCAAAAACCGGAGACTAAAAGATAGTATTTCTGGTGTTTTGATAGcatttacttcttctttttgtaGTTATCGTGCTATGGATGCGCGCGCATAGCGCACGGTGCCTCCAATTTCGAgggaaaaattgctcaaaaatGATACTAAAAATAACTTGATCTGTGAAAACGCCGTCGCACGAATTTATGGCAGTTGCACCCTCTGGCTCATTGGACTCCTGTTAAAACCATGCAAGTTTCATGTTCAACACCCCCTTCGACCATGGAAACAAATAtaaggaaaaaattaatgttttttaattctttgtaaatttagttgaaaactgaataaaaccagaagcatataaccccttCTGATAAAACTTAATCTTAACCTgtctttgttttagtacgcagAAATTCGCAGGATGTTACAAAATGTGTGTGAATTTGCTCGTATCCATGATCCACTGCATAGACTCCCAACCGTCACGTGATGAAGAATGGCCAAAAAAGAGGGAAGAAATGAAAAGTGGAATATTCCTGTGAAGGAATACAAGATTTTTCATTGATGATGAAAGAATCCATTTTTATCTCTGGCATTTAACAACATGATATTGCAATTTGCACTTAGACTTTTAGAAAAGCAAAAGGATTGATAAGTATTTCTTTTTATACAAAACTCACATTCAAATCCAATGTCAGTCGCACTAAACACGCTCCACCCTGTTCTGTACAAGTTTCCGAGGGAAAAAATCactaaaattgtaaaaattgtaaattgtaatttgtttacccacggatcactaaggagttcgtaagaactcgttgaaatgtgtccgtgcgttccagatcgaattggaatttcaAAGctttggtttttaaggagaggggaaaaccggagtacccggagaaaaatctctcggagcaagggagagaaccaacaacggAGACAATATTTTTTTGACCGAAGTGATATATGATGCAGAAAATAAAAGTACTCAATTTCAGAATTACTTAAGGTTAATTATCGATACACACACCATTGAAACACTTCCAAGTCCAAGGGTACTTGAAAAAGTGGTGTGTTCACGTTGCTGTGCAACGAGTGACGTCCTCGGGTAcctgttagcctgcgtagcatggcggttttggttgggtgCGCAAAGTAAATAAaagcgggcgagggcagagaaaccgtgAGGAGATTTGGGCATCGCGGCTTGCCAGGCCTCTCGTTCGCGCTCGCTTTGCCCGCGTTTTTGTGGCTTCGCCCCTCAGTAGTGCTCTCAaaaaaaccgccatgctacacAGGCTAGGCACCAGCAAGCCGTGAACACAGCCTTAGCAACACTCGTCAAGATCATCAAAACCACTGTAAAGACACTGAACTCACTTTCTGTGTACTAGTCAAACAACATAAAATCCAGGCTGGTCAGCACCgtaatttgaactttttctATGTACAgtatacaggggcacccaacgaccgaatgCTTCAACGCACGccagaagtgtctcaaatgATTTTCACTGTGCTTGAGAGGCCTCTTTGGTTAACTTGGAGTTGCTccaaaaactatttatctgttccGATGTGTTGGGGAACAGTGGTTGTCACGAAAGtcttaggtggctttttcgtctcatccgctAGTGTTAGCTACCCTTATGGGTCCGGTCGTAAGTTTGAGGACATGAAGTAGCcttgctttcattagaaaattataAGGGACGTATTGTCTCTATACCGAAatttttaggagacctttttgAACAATAATCGTAATATCTTGGTATTGAAAAGGGCAATAGCACAACTTCCGAAAATAGTAGAAAGCTATTAGAAAACCTCCGGATATCttagacgaatggaacggttatccagaaattttaagcttttcttaagctttagaaatttctagacaatatttgctccttcgaacagttattgtGCAGAAAAAAGTCGCCGGGTGCCCCTGTGTATAAGCCCGACCATTCGCAGCCTACTTCCTAACCCACGAGAGAGACAAAACAGAAGGCAATTTTTTGGCTctctttttgtgtgtgttttattTGACTGGGGAAAGAATTGGAGTTTTGGAGAGGTAAGGTGGGAGGTGTATAGAGACTCAGGATAGTCAGCATTCCACTGTCCAGGAAGTCCAAACAAAAGATCGTCTCATAAAAAATCGGCCTTGACACCACTTGTACGTTTGACATTTTTAAGGCGATCTTTGTTTCTCCATCAGCAATGACTGCGAGATCTAAATGCTGTGTAACAGTGTGTGTATAAAATGGTGATAAAATCTGACATGATGACGTGAACTTCCGTTACCCTTAAAACGGTCACGCACGCATTCTACCACGTTTTCGACACAAAAAAAGATTATGGCCGATGAAAAGATGGCGATAGTTATAGACAACAGCTCTTGTACTACAAGGGTTGGTTTTGGTGGAGAAGATGCCCCTCACGTAACGTTTCCCTCTATCGTTGGTCATCCTAAACACTATGACCCGAGGGTTGGCAAAAGTTGGCTACACTGCTCCATCGGCGACGACGCACTCGTCGTGAAGAGGAATGATCTGGATTTGTTATATCCTATCAAAAATGGCATCGTAACAGACTGGGATGAGATGCATTGGGTAATgaagctttttgaaaaagagTTAGAGGAGCTGTGGAACGAACTCAGTAATCTCAAACAGTGGGAACCGTCACCAAACTGAGTGACGAATtaaataactgctcaaaacatgaaaagaagacctattaacacagcaaataaaaaCAGGAGAAACGTATGgggaaacttgaagaagattgaagcgGATTAGTTGTTGTGGTTTTCGAACACTTCTAAGCCTTACAGTCTTTTGTTGTTTGTATCGTTTCATATGATGCTTGGGAGACATGTTTGACTCGGAGCTGTAATTTTGCCATTCACAAGTTATTTCGAAAGTTCCATGGCGACTAAAGAAGTGTAATtggcaatattaacaaaatgaacaagacaaccgtgacacagccccttt encodes:
- the LOC140927533 gene encoding uncharacterized protein, with protein sequence MSRGKEQVTASKGKGKHSDKTNQAQRPGRPGPVNKNTGSSAQQNRRPSTHEVLPEKNAFFDPKALKSKDSTEIVHMLNEGILHLKFLLRTKDQNHNNDEFICDLTSTLGKACSVPPGENLNKILATLKGSAFFNSKIPSLLDRLQESKALNDQLSQQRFIEHLIEIFMKYLTHLPSSYADLPYTQLKAALDQSSVQNKEELQTRLDEFKQARNDVIRGERQRHGKRFVNRAGEKPPNDFRDIPICPETKEITTQEKPFLRENISRGRYENAEHYLDVQFRLLREDFLEPLREGIREIVLRIPRHERKQLIKYYRSVKIVGKEFTRSGIIHKVHIDISGLDTSTWAHSKRFLFGSFLCLSNDNFKTMLFATVSDCDAEKVKEGRIDIRFIENQDVYGIESRNCVYQMVESPAYFEAYRYVLKGLQVLDETTLPFKKYLVECSAEVDPPEYLRRDESEEPVYYDLGKALGVLNKSNTTAPVPVLNLEAWPSVAALPLNSSQLEALKTAITTEFSVIQGPPGTGKTYVGAKIVRCLLENRSVWDPLRDTPMLMVCYTNHALDQFLEKVLEFLPSRNIIRVGGRCKSDKLENCNLKKFTCRYRLDAKREEVDKRLRQNDIEMKISKQLLEKADVQLLEFEDVEQLINPAHLQQLCNAKFPSKVANESRTPSNTFKLWLCNNKEMGCNQTAKASALEKHAGNEEHELFYHETLFTEPQDDRERSLAEPLAAVNVSNDEAKPDLPPKMGISEQRTLNKNSYERGLPCDLSDEQQNTFLSQQMEFNVLQDVLQLKYSNFEHTALIEGADIIQRTEHPEAEGRFSDGHVDEKREAVEETIAIEREADLIQQQRWIQGDEDLLLPITKETDDLIREEQNKRGTNEENDEQYWTLETHKKKGKSHLWMPNVDENCEEDAKLKDEETGGTFSSKKKKKRRKKRKKTNVPLTEDIYSKQDDLSNREVMSTEEVTSSLIKGDLIREEQNKKRTNEENDDEYWTLETHKKKGKSHLWMSNVDENSKEGGKSNDEETGGTVSSKKRRKAKKKKKKTKVPLTEDICSIQGDLSNREMMSTEEVMGIQNIWNLSQSDRLRLYLFWIENYREHYRIEIYQAEQAYEQLREELQEVQFEEEEQVMRQATVVGMTTTGAARYHSVLQRIAPKIVVIEEAAEVMEAHIITSLSHNTKHTILIGDHKQLRPKAAVYELARKYNLEVSLFERMVLNSMDCKRLSIQHRMRPEIATLTKRIYDHEIVDHHSVCNFPPISGLRHNLFFINHCQPEKLIRGLQSYSNHHEAEFLVALCKYLLLQGYERKQITILTMYTGQLLLLQEKMPRRAFEGVKVCAVDNFQGEENDIILLSLVRSNSEDCIGFLGESNRICVALSRARKGFYCIGNFSLLKSQCKLWKEICDDLKTKESIGDNLQLVCRRHNNVTNVRWARELKQCELGGCTMPCGDRLECGHACNVLCHVSDVFHAEGRCSKPCFNSCPSGHQCPYRCHYPRECLVCTFPVLKTLACGHAQPLMCWIDPVWSGFICEKMVVKILPCGHDKPMKCSQDPNIFSYCTNSCTNVLDCGHTCSRRCKEKCQCNTKIEIQLPCNHRKIVFCREKKKSIKCNEKCERALNCGHACSGKCHEECATKLCKINVLKTLLCGHQQIFRCFQDPQTVFCSLPCQRQLNCGHSCPFPCGRLCQEVQCKELCRKKCPRGHPCQRQCHFGSSCYECTVSVNAKFPTCGHNVKVPCFINPATLTCNKPCERLRVCGHPCKDICGIDCETRPCQTPVTRVLSCKHVVALACQGNTETFICKTKVDVPLPCGHTTSLECHVAKVGLNDVLSMEKVGDELRCGHKVTLSQYSFQEKVEITLFCGHKKFTTSSRKQEQFQSGRCNAKVKRRLPCGHEKEMQCSDNADRVFCDEPCERILPCKHPCGNRCGDDCANFRCVVEVKKVLRCGRHDVSCFCYEDVSQRICSNPCTRSLPCGHQQIVRCSQDPQTVFCSSPCQRKLICGHSCPFPCGRLCQEVQCKELCRKKCPRGHPCQRQCHFGSSCYECTVSVNAKFPTCGHNVKVPCFINPATLTCNKPCERLRVCGHPCKDICGIDCETRPCQTPVTRVLSCKHVVALACQRNTETFICKIKVDVPLPCGHTTSLECHVAKAGFNDVLCMKKVGNKSRCGHKVTLPQYSFQEKVEITLFCGHKKFTTSSRKQEQFQSGRCNAKVKRRLPCGHEKEMQCSDNADRVFCDEPCERILPCNHPCGNRCGDDCANFRCVVGVKKVLRCGRHDVSCFCYEDVSQRICSNPCTRSLPCGHQCPGKCHERCSDYKCQMLVVKNLPCAGNHSLKMLCNDDPSIVECRARCDRKLECGHRCPGVCSQACGAVICRRKVVKEYGCGHKQRVCCFESKTAICKVPCPRREGCTHKCKGLCGEPCSNYPCQVPLVKTLPCGHKVKMPCSLSIDDVQCPVSCQTELPCGHECSATCGECKQRGSHEICQSPCNRVLVCSHRCQEMCSKPCPPCARKCSRRCPHTKYSQQCSEPCRPCIKPCDWNCPHYQCNNPCGEECDRPRCDAPCPKKLPCRHPCLGLCGENCPTLCAICHAKRLSSMIGQGSFKATEATRYLQLLDCGHIVKVQEMDEWMLRDVGDNVSQIQCPRCSIPITFSYRYGNIVKRTLRNMENVKNQIREIGNETTRFTRELLIKLRHPAKGILTLADKLLRHSGSKEMDNLQMHSIPLVFTLRNSLLIIHQIEKAYLILQAVEKRQDQLQLTDHSRTIKYALEKISDYLTTPQFDLGTLSQLYEHTRTFTLFASILEAQCQAITCCRSFSSIGLSRLKSAQEKFELFMQGKIKVLQNEWLEKIAASLRNEVDLPPLLPEDQTEFKNFPSYNTRVWKLCKLHGQVYFTTSFLREGEDVTEISGCRQCDGTDHYDNDKILDRRRKTGKSSVIEEENCFKHKLQSR